The sequence CAGACGCGCAATCTTGAAGAGGAGTTACAGACTCAGGTTATTGATCGGACGGGTCTGATCCTCGACATCTTTGCGCGCCATGCACGAACGCACGAAGGGCGGCTTCAGGTCGAGCTGGCCCAGTACCAGTACCTGCTGCCTCGTTTGCGTCGACAATGGACACACCTCGAACGACAGGCCGGTACGGGTGGTACGGCAGCAGGTGGTGTGGTTGGTTTGCGTGGGCCTGGTGAGACTCAGCTTGAAATTGACCGCCGGTTGATTGAGCGCCGCATTGCATGGCTGAAAGAACAACTGGCTGACGTTCATCGGCACCGCGAATTGTACCGCCAGCGCCGACGACAGGCCGGGATACCGGTGATCGCTCTTGTCGGTTATACCAATGCCGGTAAAAGCACCTTGCTCAATGCTATGACCGGCGCTGACGTGCTGGCTGAAGATAAGCTGTTTGCAACCCTTGATCCGACGACGCGGCAGGTGTTGCTGCCCGGTAATATCGTTGCACTTATGACCGATACGGTCGGTTTTATTCAGAAATTGCCGCCACAGCTTATCGCGGCGTTTCGGGCAACCTTGGAAGAGATTGAGGAAGCTGATGTACTGCTGCATGTCGTCGATGTTACTCATCGTAATGCACAAGAGCACGCGCAAACGGTCGAGCAAACGCTGCGCGAATTAGGTGTTGCCGATAAGCCGATTCTGACCGTCCTCAACAAGATCGACCTGCTCGAAGGGGCAACCGCTGAGGATGTCGGTCAGATCGCGGCCGAAATGGGGTTGCCTAAAGATATTATTGCAGTTTCGGCTGCACGCGGATGGGGATTACAGACGTTAGGTGAACGAATCGTGGAAACGCTGGCCCGGCACATGGTGCGGGTCGATGCGTATATTCCATATCAGCGGAACGATCTGGTTGCACTCTGGCGGCAGCGCGGTGTGATTGAGGTCGAAGAGTTTGGGAGTGAGGGCGCTCATATTGTTGGCCGATTACCTCCGGCACTGGCGCCTCAATTTGCCTGCTTTGCACGAATGTAGGTCGGTTATCGGCATAAGGGTGCATGTGTGTCGGCCAGGGGTGGGTTTGCAACACCTGCCCCTGCCGATTTCGTCGGTGGGTGCGTGATTTCTGGGAGCATGTCTGAAAATCCCTCGTGAAGGGTACCTGCTCCATTGCTCTCTTTCTCTTCCGTTTTGGGGTGGCAGGGGTCTCCTAATGCTCCGTTATCTTCGTCTTGTTGCTCTTTTTTTTCATAATAGTTTGCAGATTGCCCTTGAGTATCGGGTGAACTTCGTGACCGCTCTCTTCCAGAGCGTTCTCTGGTTATTCTGGGGGGTGCTTGGCATCCTTGTCTTCTTTCAATTTACCGGTACTCTCGGTGGTTGGACATTCCCGCAGGCACTGTTAGTTGTGGGTTTGTTCCGCATCTTTGAAGGGCTACTTGACGGTATCATGCGGCCAAATATCACCGGAATTGTTGAGCACATCCAGAAAGGAACGCTCGATTTTGTGCTGGTCAAGCCGGTTGATAGCCAGTTTATGGCGTCGTTGCGCCAGATCAATTTGTTTGTGCTTCCTGATATTCTGATCGGGTTTGGTCTGATCGGCTATGGTCTTTGGATGGGACAGTTCTGGCCAACACTACTTCAGATTATCGCCTTTCTCTTCTTGCTCATCTGCGGTATCGTCATGGCATATGCAATCTGGATGCTGCTGGTGACAAGCGCATTCTGGTTGGTACAGGTTGAGAACATCACCGAATTACTCACCATTATTTATGAAACCGGTCGTTTCCCAGTTACAGCCTACAACTGGTGGATTCGTCTGGTGTTGACCTTCATCATTCCCATCGCCTTTCTGACCACGTTTCCGGCTGCTGCACTCATTGGGTTGCTCGATCCATTGTATCTGCTATTAGCGCCGATGATGGCTGGTCTGCTCTTGCTAGCTGCTCGCGCCTTTTGGCGCGTTGGTTTGCGTTCGTATACCAGCGCTTCATCATAGGCTGACAACGATGAGCCAATCTTCGAATACGACGTTGTTTTGCCGGTTAATCGGCTACCGCTAAACCCAATGCCTCGCGGGCCGCGCCTACGACGAACAGTGAACCGGTAACGCAGATCAGATCATCTGCTGTTGCCAGCTCCTGAGCTTTGGCTAACGCTTCAGCAACAACTGGAACAATCTGGATCGGTGCCGAGGCAAACGGCGACACCTCAGCAGCAATGCGGTCAAGGTCCATTGCTTTAGGATGACTTGATCGCGTGATGATCACGTGTGATGCATGGGGTACCAATGCAGCCGCGATGGCGGTAATGTCTTTGTCGCGGGAAGTACCAAGCACCAGAATAAATCGGCGGTGTGGCAGTTCTTCGGTAATTGCCTGCCACAGCTTCTGGGCCGAGTCGCCGTTGTGTGCACCATCAATGAGGATTCTTGGCGTACCGTTGATCAGCTCAAAGCGCCCGGGCCACCAGGCTTCGGCCAGGCCGCGCCGTATCGCCTGATCATCAATCGCCAGCCCCTGCTGCCGTAGCAGCAGCGCAGTGCCCATCGCCAGCCGCGCATTCTCGCGTTGAAACGAGCCTCGTAAACGACCAGGTTGGGGTGCTGCGGGATAAGCCAGCGGTTGACCAGACGCGATCCAGGGTTCAACAGCATGCTCGGCAGCCAACCAGAGCGGCGCATTGACCGTCTGTGCTTCAGCAGCAAATACTGCGGCTGCATCAGGGTGTTGTGGGACGGTGATTGCCGGTACTCCTGTGCGTATAATACCGGCCTTGTTGAACGCAATATCGTGCAGGGTTGGCCCCAAAATAGCCATATGGTCGAAACTAATTGACGAGATTACCGAAACGAGAGGTGTTATGGTGGCGGCAGCGTCGTAACGACCACCTAACCCCACTTCAACCACTGCTAGATCAACCCGTTCAGCCACAAAATGGCGCATTGCCATCACAAAGCCAATGTCGAAGGTGCTGGGCCGTCCATACGTAGTGGTATCAAACGCCTCTACAATCGGCCGAACTTCATTGACCAGATCGATCAGCGTCGTCTGAGAAATTGGCTCGCGGTCGATCTGGATTCGTTCGCGGTATGAACTGAGGTGGGGTGAGGTCCATAGACCAACCCGCAAACCGGCAGCGCGCGCCATTGCTTCGATCAAGGCGCAGGTGCTACCTTTCCCCTTCGTACCGGCTACTACGACGGCGGCTAGGTGTTGGTGTGGGTTACCGGCATCGGCCAATAATGCCGTGATTCGCGCCAGGGCACGAGCGGCAATAGTAGGATCAGGCGATCCTTGACGGGTGGGGTCGATAAAGCTGTAGATGTAATCGAGCGCTGCCTGATATGACTGAATCTGCATAGCTGACTCTTCTTGCCGTGTGCTAATCTGAGACGGGCTGACCCGCGTCCTGCGTGCGTTAGCTTATCATACCATTGATAGAGGTTTTCAAAGTTCCCAGTTTTCGGTCGTGCATGATACATCGCGGGCGGGTTGAGCATCCGCGCCGACAATACCGGTATACGAGCAGATTGACGAACCGTATGAGATCGTCTATACTCAACGACACGAACGGATGAGCGAAGGGGTGAATATGAGTCTGAATCTTGCTGCATTGAGTGAACAGATTCGCACCATGAGCCAGCAAGTGGCGCTTACCGTTCGTCAACGCGATGAGCAGCTTGTGCAGCTTCGCCAACGTTATCTGCGTGAAACCGGTCGTGAGCAATATTGGGCAAAAGCTGTTGAGTTAAGTAAAGATTCTGCGCACTGGCTGTTGGCTGAGCCGGTTGAACCGTTAGATACTGTGCGCGATCTAGATAATGTGCCAACCGACTATGCGGTTGTAGCGACCGATGGCTCGCATATTGATGTTGATCGACACGGTGAGGTCAATTGCTATCTGATCAATATTGGTCAGGTCTATATCCGGTATGGCGCGCAGCCGGAAGCGTACCTTGAATCGTCACCCCGGCTCTATTTTACGGAAGCGGATTTGTACATTGCTCATGAGACGCAGCGCATCCCGATTGAGGGGGCCTTGCTGAGTATACGGCGTGACATCGAAGAAGGGATTGCCCTGGGTCGTTTAGCCGGACAATACCTCACTCGGCTCTCTATTCCCCGGCTGGCATTGCAAGATGGTACCCTGATCCGTTGGGCACTGGCAAATGCCGAACCGGCGATCCGTGATCACTATTTGCGCCAATATCTTACCTATTTGGAGCAGATGCAGCAGTACGGAATCCCGGTGGCTTCGTACATCAGTCGGACTCGTTCGCCGGAAGTGATGGGATTACTACGCTTAATGTTGTGTCCTGATGTACGAGTTGATGACCGGCGCGGTGCGAACTGTATACAGTGTAGCGATGCCAAGCGTGGTAAAATCCCATCGTGTATGATCTGTCAAAATCTGATTGATGCCGATCTCTTTGCACCATGGTTACAAGAAGGTCAGCGTGGCCCACTGTTTCGCTCGTTCAGTCGGATCAGCATTGAAGGCTATGAACATCACCAGATTCATTTTTTCTTTCTCCGTATTGGCCGTGAGCTGGCACGGGTCGAGATGCCGGCGTGGGTAGCGACGAACCCACAGTTGGTTGCCCACGTTCACGCACTGGTGTATGATCAGGCGGCACGTGGGCAGGGCTATCCGGTGGCATTGCAACGAGCGCACGAACAGGCCGTGATTCGGAGTCCTGAACGGCGTGTCTTTGAACAAATGGTTGCTGGTGCATTGCGTCAGGCCGAACTATCTCCTGGTTTCTCGGCAAAGCGTGAGAGTAAACAGTTCGTGCAAGGGTAGCGTATGACTTCAGGAGCGCAGAACGGTCGGATAGGCGAGGTACTCGAATCTTCGACTACCCATTTCGTTGCTGCTTCGTATAAGGTGCTCGAATCACCACCATTCGGCGCGTTGGTACGGGCAACAACGACCGATCAATCGTTGGTAGTCTACGGTCTGGTGTACAATATCCACACCGGCAGTCGTGAACCAGGTGGACGGGCAGTGGTGCGCGGTCGGACATACACGGGTCGGCTGCTCTACGACGACGAGATTTATCGTGCGCATCCCGATCTTGGTGAGGTGCTCCAGACGGAATTTGCTGCGTTGACGGTTGGTTATCGGCACAATGGTCGCTTGATGCAGCGGTTGCCACCACAACCGCCGCCAGTACATTATTCGGTCTATGCCTGTAGCGACGAAGAATTGGTTGCATTTGGTGAACATCTGGATTTTCTGCGCACCCTCTTGCTGGCGTCTGGGTTGCCAACCGATGAGTTACTTACGGCAGCGGTACGAACCATCGCGATGGTGCGACGTGATGGTCCAACCTATCTGATACGTGTGGGGCGCGAGCTGGCCCGTCTGTTGAAAGATGATTATGACCGGTTGACGGCCCTGCTCTCTCGGCTCCGTCCCTGATGTTGAGAGCCTGGGCATGTATCCACCGGCAGTAGCTTGCTGTTCATCTCTTCTCAGAGACGATGAAGTAGTGTGGTATAAGGTGCAGAGTTCCTGTAAAGTTCGATGATAATCTTGTTGCACAAAGGCTGAGATTGATTGCCTGCTGTGCCGAAGACTGGAGAGCGTGCATGCTCCTTCTTGACGCTGCGTTTCAGGTTAATGCTAATCCGCTACCCAGTGCTGCTGTTGTAGCGCGAAGTGCTGAAGACATCGGTTTTGCCGCGTTATGGGCCCCAGAGACAGCCCATAACCCGTTTCTGGCTTTAACCATTGCTGCCGAGCATACGCATCATCTGACCATCGGTACAGCGGTAGCTATTGCATTTCCGCGTAGCCCGATGGTCACTGCCCAGATTGCGTGGGATTTGGCCGGTTTCAGTGGTGGACGTTTTATTCTGGGGCTAGGTACTCAGGTGAAGGCGCATATCGAGCGTCGGTTTAGTAGTGTGTGGGACTCACCGGTCGGACGACTCCGTGATTATATCGGCGCGTTACGAGCCATCTGGCGCTGCTGGCAGACCGGAGAGAAACTCGATTACCGGGGCCAATACTACCAGCATACTCTGATGACACCGTTCTTCAGTCCGGGCCCTATCGCGCATCCAGAGATTCCGATCTATATTGCCGGTGTCAATACTGGTCTCGCTCATTTAGCTGGTGAGATTT comes from Chloroflexus sp. Y-396-1 and encodes:
- a CDS encoding HAS-barrel domain-containing protein; protein product: MTSGAQNGRIGEVLESSTTHFVAASYKVLESPPFGALVRATTTDQSLVVYGLVYNIHTGSREPGGRAVVRGRTYTGRLLYDDEIYRAHPDLGEVLQTEFAALTVGYRHNGRLMQRLPPQPPPVHYSVYACSDEELVAFGEHLDFLRTLLLASGLPTDELLTAAVRTIAMVRRDGPTYLIRVGRELARLLKDDYDRLTALLSRLRP
- a CDS encoding DNA double-strand break repair nuclease NurA, producing the protein MSLNLAALSEQIRTMSQQVALTVRQRDEQLVQLRQRYLRETGREQYWAKAVELSKDSAHWLLAEPVEPLDTVRDLDNVPTDYAVVATDGSHIDVDRHGEVNCYLINIGQVYIRYGAQPEAYLESSPRLYFTEADLYIAHETQRIPIEGALLSIRRDIEEGIALGRLAGQYLTRLSIPRLALQDGTLIRWALANAEPAIRDHYLRQYLTYLEQMQQYGIPVASYISRTRSPEVMGLLRLMLCPDVRVDDRRGANCIQCSDAKRGKIPSCMICQNLIDADLFAPWLQEGQRGPLFRSFSRISIEGYEHHQIHFFFLRIGRELARVEMPAWVATNPQLVAHVHALVYDQAARGQGYPVALQRAHEQAVIRSPERRVFEQMVAGALRQAELSPGFSAKRESKQFVQG
- a CDS encoding ABC transporter permease, with protein sequence MLRYLRLVALFFHNSLQIALEYRVNFVTALFQSVLWLFWGVLGILVFFQFTGTLGGWTFPQALLVVGLFRIFEGLLDGIMRPNITGIVEHIQKGTLDFVLVKPVDSQFMASLRQINLFVLPDILIGFGLIGYGLWMGQFWPTLLQIIAFLFLLICGIVMAYAIWMLLVTSAFWLVQVENITELLTIIYETGRFPVTAYNWWIRLVLTFIIPIAFLTTFPAAALIGLLDPLYLLLAPMMAGLLLLAARAFWRVGLRSYTSASS
- a CDS encoding LLM class F420-dependent oxidoreductase, giving the protein MLLLDAAFQVNANPLPSAAVVARSAEDIGFAALWAPETAHNPFLALTIAAEHTHHLTIGTAVAIAFPRSPMVTAQIAWDLAGFSGGRFILGLGTQVKAHIERRFSSVWDSPVGRLRDYIGALRAIWRCWQTGEKLDYRGQYYQHTLMTPFFSPGPIAHPEIPIYIAGVNTGLAHLAGEICDGFHAHPLSSARYLREVLRPHIAAGAAAAGREPSACAIAGSALVITGHDTKERERMRAFVRQQIAFYASTPTYRTVLECHSWGELGEELSRLAAQQRWAEMSSLIDDTMVATFAVEADPADLPAALHERYEGLLDRVALYMPFIPGERDAFWRHLTTSLNGR
- a CDS encoding folylpolyglutamate synthase/dihydrofolate synthase family protein, encoding MQIQSYQAALDYIYSFIDPTRQGSPDPTIAARALARITALLADAGNPHQHLAAVVVAGTKGKGSTCALIEAMARAAGLRVGLWTSPHLSSYRERIQIDREPISQTTLIDLVNEVRPIVEAFDTTTYGRPSTFDIGFVMAMRHFVAERVDLAVVEVGLGGRYDAAATITPLVSVISSISFDHMAILGPTLHDIAFNKAGIIRTGVPAITVPQHPDAAAVFAAEAQTVNAPLWLAAEHAVEPWIASGQPLAYPAAPQPGRLRGSFQRENARLAMGTALLLRQQGLAIDDQAIRRGLAEAWWPGRFELINGTPRILIDGAHNGDSAQKLWQAITEELPHRRFILVLGTSRDKDITAIAAALVPHASHVIITRSSHPKAMDLDRIAAEVSPFASAPIQIVPVVAEALAKAQELATADDLICVTGSLFVVGAAREALGLAVAD
- the hflX gene encoding GTPase HflX; this translates as MRTHDGKRLYPTTSPRRRALLVGAEIASLRSPWPVEDSLDELELLAKTADLEVVGRIFQRLPEPQPKFFIGPGKVKEVAALREQTQADLIVFDEELSPAQTRNLEEELQTQVIDRTGLILDIFARHARTHEGRLQVELAQYQYLLPRLRRQWTHLERQAGTGGTAAGGVVGLRGPGETQLEIDRRLIERRIAWLKEQLADVHRHRELYRQRRRQAGIPVIALVGYTNAGKSTLLNAMTGADVLAEDKLFATLDPTTRQVLLPGNIVALMTDTVGFIQKLPPQLIAAFRATLEEIEEADVLLHVVDVTHRNAQEHAQTVEQTLRELGVADKPILTVLNKIDLLEGATAEDVGQIAAEMGLPKDIIAVSAARGWGLQTLGERIVETLARHMVRVDAYIPYQRNDLVALWRQRGVIEVEEFGSEGAHIVGRLPPALAPQFACFARM